The nucleotide sequence ccaaaaatgacATCACTATGaagtcacaatcacgtcataaaGCTTGCCAGATACTCGTACGATTGCCCGAAATGGCATAGCGctgacgataaagaactgactaacgtcagcgatctttCTATCGGGATCGTTAAGgcgagaaaacgagagagatgACTGTTCTATTTCGGGttcgcgtcttggatgacagttcgtatagtttgaagggctctattacgtcaccgtgacgtaatttttggatggcgtggtcaggtgggggttaggattgacacgtgaatattgttatgctacgcctactaaaAGTACGTtgggtacgaaactacatgagaccccaatAGTAGTGGTAAAAAGCTCCTCATCCTTTTAATAAACCTTGTTTTGACCCTCGATAAGAGCTTCACGAGAAAGCGCCAAGAGCTTTACTTGAATGCATCAGTAGCTTCATACAGAtcttaatttaaaaattatataagaTTAACCTGCAGATTTGTACAATAGTAGAATAAACATTGCTGATGTGTAATTTCCTTGTTCACTATTAACCTGCATGGAATTGGAAGACTTCAGCTTTGCCTGCCATAGATAGGTTTTCTGGAATCCTTATAAGCAAAGTTTTTTCAAGTTGATAATTTGAACAAGATTAATTTTTTAAGTATAATAAATTGCCCAGAAGATCCAGGTAtaagatatttattataaatcgtCCAAGTTAGTAGTCAGTGTACCAATttgtgaatattcaatattctttttattattctactttcaatattttgatgttAAATTTACAGAATCACCTATCAGCATAGTTTATTTAGCTAAGTAAAGTTGGCCTGCACTGGTTTATAAACCAGTAGTCACGTGAAAGTTTTCACCCATTTTGTAAATTCATCCACTTACTTAAATGCTGGATCAAGATTGAGTAAACAGTATCATCATGGCCAGCTCTTCCAGTTCGAAATCGGAGTTTATTGTTGGCGGTAAATACAGATTGGTTAGGAAGATTGGAAGTGGATCCTTCGGGGATATTTATTTAGGCATCAATGTTACAAATGGAGAGgtaatatttgtatttactCATATTATTTTACTTGAAATACTTTTGTTCAATCAGTTTTTAATTACTCCtgcaaaaatggaaaaatttattcaacaattgaCCTTTTTGTCTATCTATGATTGTACTCGAAAGCTTCAGTAATTTAGGGGTATTGCACAAAATTATTGTTTTCTAAAACATGTTCCTTATTACCTGggttcatttttttttgatcACACTGTATAATTCTACGTTTAgtgtttttttgaaatttaaggtATGGGCTACTTACTGCCTTCACATTTGAACCGAGAATGGAGAATCATTTATTTACAGACAATATTCTGATTTATTTACTTCACTTTCGGTGAAATTATTGTTTACATGCTAATATTACATTTAGTAGTACTACTGCATATTTATAACATGCATTATCATATTATGTATTATGTGAGAATGAATTTCCTGTTCCGTTGTTTGATTTATTAATAAGAACAATATAATAGCATTAGGCTTTCCTAGAATGTGGCTACAGGAATTTTCCCAATGAGATTGAGGAATTGTAGAGCATTAATTAAAGTCTCAAACGTTGTGATAAGCGATATCATTTTGTTATAGTAAATGTTATGTCATATTCTTATTATGGTATATTCTATCGTTGCAGaacatttttattactttaaaatCACCCTCAATATAATTTCTTGTCTTCAAAAATGCATTCACTTAGATTCctatttttttagcattttatttattattctaaaAGTTCATTTTAATTTAATGATTTCTCAGTAATGTATCTGAATGGATTTATCACTAGAGTTCGCGGAAGAgcaaatcatttatttttattcctctgttgaataataattataaaGAAATAACTTAAATACTTAACTGGAACTGATTATGTTTACTAAGAAAATGTCCATACCATAAGATATTTTCGCATTAACAACAAACTGTTTTAATTGTAATAGCCTATCTATCGCAAATATCATCTTGGATATTTTTAACAATGTATACTAGAATTTAGTATTGTTTACAAgtcaaaagttgcaatttttatttgccCACAGACACAGTCATACAGTTATAGTGGAATATTGTTTTTTGAATGGTCAATGAATAGGAAATCTTTTCTTCAATTCACAGATCAAATATGCACTATATTTTGACCAATCACATTTTATTATTcacacaaatttttgttttatcacaGTATCATGATAATGATAACATTATCAAATTATttggttttttatttattgcctATATGTGATTAAACAACCCATaggaatattttatataatatcaaaCTGCATAAATATTGACATCTCTGGACTGAAGAATTGTTActatcaacatttttttacgAATTTAATAGCCTCAATGTATAAATAGTATTCTGGCGCCATTGTTGGATTTGAACAATAGAATATCATCGTgatcattttatttcttttttgaagTTAGCCTTTGTGTAAGAAATAATCCTCTGATAATTGTATGAAGCCCTTTTGACTGAGAGGATTATACTTGAAATAGACTACATCGTTACTGTGTATTAGTACTAAAATGATTTCTGTCATGTCAATCAGACtttgttatttttatctttGAGCTTGGGGAATAAAATACTTGGTTATATATAACTTAACTGATCGAATCATTTTTTCTCtaaaaaaattttgctattGAATATCCACAATTAGCTGCTGTATAGAAAAATTTCGATTTtcccaaattttatttatatttctttgtgattttttttggaaaaaaattaagatGTATACATTTTTGTCTATATCCTGCATATCAATTAATTTAAAACAGAGATGTCCAGtactgattgaatattttgatacattCAAAATTAGTGATGTTCGTAATgccaaatgtttattttttatacttcaaaataattcaatttaaaatatacaattacATACAATTGGAATAGTTTTTCAGGTCATTTCAGGCGTACCTAACCTTTGATAACTATAAAAAACAAGGTAACTTTacattattttactttttatgcAGGAAGTTGCTGTTAAGTTAGAATCACAGAAAGCAAGACACCCACAACTTCTTTATGAAAGTAAACTCTATAAAATTTTGGCTGGTGGAGTAGGCATACCACACATCAGGTACAATTTTCCTTGGTTGTCAAACTGATAGGATTAGATATATGTATTTTGTAACCTACTATGgtacaaaaaattacaataaatcaGACAAATACACAAGAAAAGTTGCCAAAACCTCAAATGTTGTTTAAAACTTGAGACATAGAAGTACTACATTGGCAATTTTACTTTTGGAAAAGAATTCAagtgaaaaaatatgataacaTACTCTCTTAAGTGGGATTTAGGCACATGATTATACATGAATAACATTGATATAACTGGTCTTTCCTGGCTGTTTTAAGAATGGAAATATACGTGTACTATTGTCAACCAAACCAGGTAGCATTTTAGTACAACTAAATAACTACTATTGTGCTTTGGAACAAATAGAATAGTACTGACAAAATACGGTTGGTTGGTGCATTTTGAGAATCAGATGCTCTACCACTGGGGTTACAACAACAACTCAAATCCAATTCAATGTATCAATTCCAAAGTTGGAAAGAATCCTTAGTCTATTAGTGTAAAAATATCTTATCCTTCCGAAgtcaatatttttgtatttttaggtGGTATGGGCATGAAAAAGATTACAATGTTCTGGTTATGGATTTACTTGGTCCAAGTCTTGaagatttgttcaatttttgcTCAAGGAGATTCACAATGAAGACTGTTTTAATGCTCGCTGACCAGGTAAAAATGAATCAATTCATGCTGTTGTTTTGTTCCCTCAAAACAAGTAGTGTGTCGATTTTTTTAATATGATGAATCTATTGAGATAAATTCTGATGTGAAAAATTTATTGATAGATTAATAGAACTAACAAATATTTCCTGTTTTGAACTTTGCCGCAAATTACCACCAATtcttaaattaattaatttaattaccgTAGATAAGAATCATTTTTCCATGTTGATGATGTCCATGGGACGGTATGTTGATTAATGATTATCATAAGTTGGCGGTTTTCTTTGTTAGACTTATATTTATGACTCATTGGTATGGCCTGACCTGCACATTGCACCATCCTTTGAAAATAAAAGAGACAATTGCTTGAATATTTCCCTATTCTATACTTTTTATGCATTCGTACTGTACTTTTTCCCATCATTGGTATGGCCATTCATAAATGTGCCATCAATATACATATTGATCGATTTATTAATGCGTAATAAATATTTGAACTGATTTGATGATTTTTCTCCACtctttttgtaaatttttgaatctgatcaattttttttgtcatcataaataagaaaattatttcTGTATATTCTGTTCACTACTATTTGCTTGCTATAGTTTGCTGGCAATATTTGATACAAATTTTGATGCAAAACTTGTCAATATTCTTTGCAAATTggaaacataaaattaaatctTCTGCTTGTATCTGTATATGCAAGGGATGGCCAAACGGAATAATCTGCTATTCTGaactatattttttaatatggaATTTCAAACATATTCCAAATTGTGTCACGCTCAACAGAGCTCCAGATGTGGAGGTTTAATgtgtttgaatttgaaattacaGAGAAATTAACAATGATTCGAtgaattctttatttttttttatagttttcaaAAATCATATGAAAATCTTTCGGGGATACTGTGAAGCTTTATTTGCttaaattgataatttttgaaaatgaaactattttagATTATTCCCAAAAACTCGGGAATTCAAAATGTTAAATCTGATTATTTTGTGTCAGTTTGATAGCTTCTTACTCAGCCATGGCTGCTTGTGGTGAGCCTTTCTCGGCTTTTATTTTGTACATCCCTGGTATATAAGATTTATTTTCATCcgaaaatgcttcaaaattgtACAATGGTAAATTGCTATATGCTAACTTCAaatccattttttatttcagatgatCAGTCGAATTGAATATGTTCACAACAAGAATTTCATTCACAGAGACATCAAACCAGATAATTTCTTGATGGGAATTGGACGACATTGTAACAAGGTGATCATAGTATTTATCTTGACTAGACTTGTGGACAATAAACATTgtgtaaatatttgtatttcttCAATGGTATTTATCATTATTGAACTTGAACTTTATACTACTATCAACATGTTTCATGCATGGTGTCAAGGAATTTGATAACATTATCGATGGGCCATGCTTGAATGTGAAGGTAGTATATAATACACATATAAAAGAGTGGATCAAAGTTTTAAACCTAATCATTACTAAAGTTTGGTCAGTATTGTGAAAtcttttcaatataaaattggttttgACTTAACGTAATGACATATTGGGCTTTAGTCAGGGTATTTCCTCCATTTTGCTCTTCTAGTTTATGTAATTTATGCTCGTtcactgaaatattttgaaatacccATTCCTGCAATAGAATTCACTTGACTTTTTGTGCCTCATATTTGTAGTACTACACAATTactaattttaattgtaaaaaatagCATGATTTTGTGTCCATGGCGGGAATTCTGTTTATTGTGTGAGTTGAATAGAAAGGTTTAGAAATTTCATATGTGAACCACTTTGAGCCGCTTCTAAGGAGTACTCCAATTTTTTAAAGgaaatgaaatcaataaattttttcCTTTCTGGACTTTCTCAATATTAATACCAGTATATATTTTTAGCCAATGTAGTCTACTTTTCATTCATTCTAATTGAGTTAATTAAATGCCATACTCACCCGTTTGATAACTAGTTTTTGCCGCCTTAATTTATtggtatatttatataataatatttacagtGCCTCGGGCTAATTTGCTTCATCATacttttttttactgtttttgactATAATTTGGTCAAAAATTATTGGTTTGAGTTATTCATTCCAAATATCTTTGTCGGGAGTAAAACGTGTGTCCTATTTTCCCACCTGGATTTATTGGTCCAAAGTGAAAAATTCCTGTGGATTATTCCATGACCGAGTACAAATTTCATGATGTTGATAAATTAAATCGATAACTAAAAGTAGTCAGTCAAAAATTTTTAAAGAAGGAAAATATATGTAAACTCATTTTCTTTTCATCTACCGAACTAATCTCTTACAGATTTCAAGTAGTTAAAAATGAATGTGTGAAGTAAACGGCCATATGTTATAATTTACTCACAAGTTACAGtcacaacaaatatttttccattttttttctacATTACCGGCCCCGTTGCTTTACCTCAAATATTGATGGTTTTGATAAAAATGTTGACCTGCACACATATTTTTCAATGGATTTCAAATTTCGCCTCCACATGGCTCCACATACCAAATAATtcactatttcaaatacattcgaaattattattttcgaatatgaaatattgaacatatattaaaataaaagaaagtAGGTTAAAGTAAGCAGTGTATGAAgaaatttgcatacaataaacaatgaaataacTGCAGTAAATTGATTAAAGATTTTCACTCGAAACCCTGATTTCCGAATTTCATACTGAACAAGCTATCTATGGCTGGTTACTGTGCTGGTATATTCGAGTTTATTGCCGTCTTGTTCCTTATGTTTCCAGTataatgtttcaataattggtTGTAAAACCTTTAATGAATCtttaaatttttctaataatacGATGCCTGTAATAATACTATAAACACTGTATTATTGTGGATTCCaaccttttttaatatatttctccCTTTTCCTATTTTGAATCTTTTTGTTACTCCCTCTATGTGCATAGGAACGATGCTGTATTGGATGGAGattatattaatatgatttttttttggtgtttaatttaatatttggtGATGATTTGgtgatgaaaaaaattgtattgaatgatatttttttgattatatttccTGGAAAGTTTACAGCATCTTTACAGcctaaatttgtaataaaaaataataaagtagATTTTATTATTAATCAACTTTGCTGTTAATCCTGTTAATGCCTTTAGGCGATAATTAAATGACAGGATATCGCCAGCAATTATCCAGATTTGTACGGCACTCAACACACAATATCCTAAGTGTTAATGTCGCCTATGACCGGAATATTACCTCTGACCTCACCACTAATAACACTTTCACTGTAGTCAGTCTGCTCCTCGCTAATTGAGTTCTGTGGATATGTAAACTGGTCTATTTAGCTGTTGTTGATGATTTTTGATCAATTTTAGGATGTGAATTTTCGAGTacattgaatattcaatgtATCGCTATTTGATTTTGTTAGtcctattattttcatttttggaTGTCATTTTATTAAACTATAACAGACTGTGTGATGAAAGTATAGATTTTGTTTCACTTACCTACATTAAAATTTATGATTCCAGATTACCAATATTCTCCTTTAACATCCATCtccataatattttaaatatattggtTTGTGCAGATTTCATAATGAAAATTGTGGCCAATTTGATTTAAATTCATATTccagttttgaaaatatttcttattCTCATATTTACTATAATATTACAGAAAGATTATATTCTACAATGAATTACAATGAAAGTTTCTTCGTgttaataatataatcaaatttttttatgcaaattttataaatttacttttttccCTCGTTGAAATGATGTAATCTATTTGCAGCTTTTTATCATTGACTTTGGCCTGGCCAAAAAATTCCGGGACAACCGTTCGAGACAACATATCCCCTATCGAGAAGATAAAAATTTGACTGGAACTGCAAGATATGCAAGTATTAATGCTCATCTTGGCATTGAACAGAGGTGAGAATGTCAATAaacagaaatttatttaaacttttaaatttgatatttgacTCAAAAATAGATAGCCTTTGGGGTTGCTATGGTGCTAGAAGTgaagtttttcaataaaaaaattattattttgcatctttcataaaaaaaaaacttttttaataaattgttaTCTTATCCAAACTTGAACTGTTTTGACGGCGTCCCAGAAGTATCTGTACCAATATGgacgtaactaattttgttcgcctactttacatcaagttgtgtaaagggacagaagccTATGCGCAGggcgtatattcacttggctaacacaaacagtccccgaactcgtaatagaactaaaataaggaataaaattatggcctaaccctgacatattacgggagtaccattttgACAATGAACAGTTGTCTGGTGCAGTATGTGACTTCATTTATATGTTTTTGATATGCTTGCAGTGATGTTTTCTGTTTATTAGAATTTCTCCAGCctgcaaatttgaatttttaacatGTTTAAAATAGCTGGATTGTATTACTAAAATGAGATTTTTAAATGTTAATTTCtccaatttaaatatttaataagtTCATGGACCTTGGTACATGCTAGACATGCTACCCACTGAGAGAGGGTTCATTGTAGATTTCTCAATACAatcatgaaaatgaaaaaactatTTCCCTCTTTTTTTGGGTCTCTTTTTTGAATACCATATTATTTTGATTCTGAGCAagcttatttttgtttgaaagaAAACATCTGTATAAATGTGGTAATTTTGATAACATAAAATCTATTCTGAAATTCAAAGTTGAATGCATGTTGGCCCACTCTCTATAAAATGGTACATCTTGTATCCTTATATGTCTAGTGTTTGAATATCCAATAGTAATCATTGAATCTCTCTTTGATGCTTTCCCAATTCTTGTTTGTTTTACCTCATGTTAGGCAACGTTATTTCGGTTTGTCAATATACCATGTTTATATTGCTTGATATAAAGTATCTTTGCTGTGTTTGCAATGTAGTAAATTACCTCTATCGCTTCATATTCCTTGAATTAGGAATCTGAAAGTTGTGACCTAGCAGTCGAATTCTTAGGCCTTTATTGTATGTAATCTTTTTGTTAAATCAAGATGGAATTACTTTGATTTTATGTATGGTTTATCAGATTTTTTCCCATGCAAacattaaattgtttttatCGTTGATTCCCATAAATTTGATTGCTTGAATGAATTTGTACGACATTTTATAAATACTTCATTGTGTAATATCTCTTAAATATGTAGGCTATTTTGTGATTCATTGTTGGTTGGAATGGCAAGTGAAATAAAACTGATCATAAAGTCAGTCATGGGATATGTACTCATcttgtttataaattatttaaattgaaatatgaaatgTGTAAGCGCCTCCCGACTGACCTATTGCGCAATTGTTTGTGACATTTCAATGGGATCGCACTGGAATTTCGGACTATTTTGAGAAATTGTTGATATGGTtctaatattttctttttcatgCTGCAGAAAATCGCAGTTCTCTTCAAGTTTTcgaattattaatatttaaagaTGAATGTGTTTTTCAATAGGTCACCTACTTCATATTTTGTCTGGGACCATTGGGTTTCATTTTTTTACCC is from Styela clava chromosome 9, kaStyClav1.hap1.2, whole genome shotgun sequence and encodes:
- the LOC120338856 gene encoding casein kinase I; the protein is MASSSSSKSEFIVGGKYRLVRKIGSGSFGDIYLGINVTNGEEVAVKLESQKARHPQLLYESKLYKILAGGVGIPHIRWYGHEKDYNVLVMDLLGPSLEDLFNFCSRRFTMKTVLMLADQMISRIEYVHNKNFIHRDIKPDNFLMGIGRHCNKLFIIDFGLAKKFRDNRSRQHIPYREDKNLTGTARYASINAHLGIEQSRRDDMESLGYVLMYFNRSSLPWQGLKAATKKQKYEKISEKKMSTPVEVLCRGYPAEFAMYLNYCRGLRFEEAPDYMYLRQLFRILFRTLNHQYDYVFDWTMLKQKAAAAASATSSSANNPSSAAKQLEKTKSKGVY